From one Brachypodium distachyon strain Bd21 chromosome 4, Brachypodium_distachyon_v3.0, whole genome shotgun sequence genomic stretch:
- the LOC104584880 gene encoding uncharacterized protein LOC104584880, giving the protein MRDVFQMHFRNASKNEVEYEALLHGMRMAKACGATRLMIYGDSNLVVKQTMKTCDAISDTMIAYRDMYNTLEGNFDGCELVHVSRASNEEANHLANLGSTRAAVTPGVFLETIHQRSIKDKSATISVKKSPNSDPTADSAISPDNPANEQAAAGVVEVLAIEPTWIKPLLVYMLRQELLEDTTEARRIMRRSKAFTVINNELYKHNVSGIFQRCISPEEGHDILLDIHQGTCGHYVGSKTITAKAFRAGFYWPTALLDAQAIVNKCEACEMFATKPHAPASELKTIPIVWPFAQWGLDMVGPLRKSRHGGHRFLLVAIDKFSKWIEAMPIGSATSATAIQFFRSIVFHFGVPHSIITDNGSNFKAADFQDFCEQMGIRINYAAVVHPQTNGQVEKANGLHTEGMRESSPISSWCMEQKQYCHPK; this is encoded by the exons ATGCGCGATGTTTTTCAGATGCACTTCCGCAATGCCTCCAAGAATGAAGTCGAGTACGAAGCTCTGTTGCATGGCATGCGGATGGCAAAAGCGTGCGGCGCCACTCGCCTAATGATCTATGGTGACTCCAACTTGGTTGTGAAGCAAACAATGAAGACCTGTGACGCAATATCAGACACCATGATCGCCTACCGTGATATGTACAACACATTGGAGGGTAATTTTGATGGTTGTGAGCTCGTGCATGTCAGCCGAGCCAGTAATGAAGAGGCTAATCATCTGGCCAACCTGGGTTCCACACGGGCAGCAGTTACGCCTGGCGTTTTTCTGGAGACCATCCATCAGCGAAGCATTAAAGATAAGAGCGCGACAATTTCAGTCAAAAAGTCGCCCAACTCAGATCCCACAGCCGATTCAGCAATTTCACCTGACAACCCCGCAAATGagcaagcagcagccggcgTAGTCGAAGTCCTGGCAATTGAACCAACATGGATCAAACCTTTACTCGTATACATGCTCCGGCAGGAGTTGCTAGAGGATACAACCGAAGCTAGAAGGATTATGCGGCGATCGAAAGCTTTCACAGTAATCAACAACGAGTTGTACAAGCACAACGTCTCCGGTATTTTTCAGAGATGTATCTCACCAGAAGAAGGACATGATATCCTCCTAGATATCCATCAGGGCACGTGCGGGCATTATGTCGGAAGcaagacaatcaccgccaaaGCCTTCAGAGCTGgattctactggcccacggccctacTCGATGCCCAGGCTATCGTCAACAAATGCGAGGCATGTGAGATGTTCGCCACGAAGCCGCATGCCCCAGCATCCGAACTCAAGACAATTCCCATCGTTTGGCCTTTTGCGCAATGGGGACTCGATATGGTAGGCCCGCTGAGGAAGTCGCGTCATGGAGGACACCGCTTTCTGCTAGTCGCGATTGACAAATTTTCAAAGTGGATCGAAGCCATGCCAATTGGAAGTGCCACATCCGCAACGGCTATTCAATTCTTCAGGTCTATCGTTTTCCATTTTGGCGTTCCTCACAGTATCATCACAGACAATGGAAGCAACTTCAAAGCAGCCGACTTTCAAGACTTCTGCGAGCAGATGGGGATCCGAATCAACTATGCTGCAGTCGTGCACCCGCAGACAAATGGCCAAGTCGAAAAGGCCAACGGTCTACACACCGAAGGCATGCGGGAAAG TTCACCCATTTCTTCATGGTGTATGGAGCAGAAGCAGTACTGCCATCCGAAGTAA